In the Leptospira fletcheri genome, TCCACAGTGCTTCCCGCGGAAAAATTGGAGACTTTTTTCGTGGCGATCCACGCCGCCTTTCAGAACGAAATCCGCTATTTCCTGGGAAAAACCACTCAGTTCACGTTCGATATCATGTTCCAGGTGATCGAATCCATCCTCCAGGAGATGAATCATCCGGAAGAACAAAGGACCGTAGACGTAAAGGATCGGGAGATCATCCTAAAACACTTTCGCGCTTACAACGACCTTTCCAAAGTCTTCAACAAGATGGGGACTTCCAAAGCGGTCATGGATAAAAAGGACGAGATTATCACGGATATTTCCATCACTCATCGGGAAATCACCGTCGTCGCGATCGAGAATATGTTTCGGAATATTCTGGCGCAGATCCTTCTTTCCAGAAAGTACAACTGCGGAACCTTGATCGACAAGTGGTCGACGGAATACGGTTTCGGACCCGATCAGGCCCAATCCATGAGGCGTTATATCTCCGACTCCGCTACGTTGACGGACTTCCGCACCCAATACGCCAATGCTCTTAGAGCGATCAAACCGGAAAACGAAATGGATTTGATGTTTCTAAGAACGCTTTCCAACTATTATTCCTCTTGGGTAACCCAGGTCTCCGAGCAAATCCCGGCGTAGTCTACGACGTTTAACCGATCCGCTTTAGCGAATAGCCGAGACAATAACAAGCGCCGGCCAAAACGAAATGGTAGATATCCACTTTTAGGATTCCGGCCACCGCACCCGAGGTTCCGACCCCCAAACCCGCAAAAATAAAGAGGAGTCCTCCCAGAATTCCGTACAGTGCGGCGGGTTTGTGGGCTCCTCGATACTTTCTCATACAAGAAGCCAAAATGGAAAGTATGGCAAGTGCTCCGATCCCGGTGGAATAAAAACCCATACGCAAGACCGTATCTAAAGCGCAGAAGAGCAGCAACACGATGGAGATCGTCACCCAACCTCTGCGGGAAAAGCCGCCAAACGCTCCGCTCCAAAATGCGAGACCGATCCAAGGAACGCCCACCTCTGCCGCAAACCGGATCACGATTCTATAAACCGGTTCTATCCATCCTGCCCCTGCAAAGAACAGACTGCCCATTGCGGCGCCTAATGCGATGGAGTAAAATCCCCAGGCTCCGCTTCGCTGGTTCCAGTTCGCGTGTAAACGAAAACCCGACCAAGCGGCGAAGACTGCCAGTACGAAATCGGATACGACTGTGGTGATTTGCATGTACGGTATTGGAAGGAATGCGACGAAAAATGCAAGCCGGAATCCGGAGGCGGAGTCTAATGCTTACGTATGAATGCTTCTCCATTAACGCAATCGATCCGACTGAATAACGGCGTTCCGATGCCAGTGCTCGGTATAGGTGTTTGGAAAACTAAATCGGGAAAGGAATGCAAAGACGCACTCCGTTGGGCTTTCGAAGCCGGAATCCGTCATGTGGATACTGCGAGGATCTACGGAAACGAAGAGGATGTGGGGGAAGCAGTCCGAGAAAGCGGCATCCCTAGAAAAGAACTTTTTATCACCACGAAACTTTGGAACGGCGATCAAAAGGAAGCCCGCAAACACCTGGAGCTCTCGTTACGAAATTTAGGAATGGATTACGTGGATTTGTATCTCATCCATTTTCCGATCGCCGGCACACGGAAACAAGCCTGGAAGGAATTGGAGAAAGCGTACAAAGACGGACTTGCAAAATCCATAGGTGTCAGCAATTATACGGTCCCTCACTTGGAGGAAATCCTTTCCCACGCGGAGATCGTTCCGGCGATCAACCAGGTCGAGTTCCATCCGTTTCTGAACCAAACGGAATTGTCCCGAAAATGCTCGGAGCATGGAATCGTTTTGGAAGCCTACAGTCCTCTCGCTCACGGAAAAAGAATTTCCGACCCGAAGTTGCTTCGGCTTGCGGAAAAATACCGTAAGACTCCCGCTCAGATCCTGATCCGTTGGGCGATCGATAAGGGATTCGTCGTGATTCCAAAATCGGTGCGTAAGGAAAGGATTCGCGAGAATTCGGAAGTGTTCGATTTTGCCCTTTCTTCGGAAGATCTCGCCGAAATGGAAACTTGGAACGAAAACTTTCGTACCTGCTGGGATCCTACCGGGGCCTAAATTCACACGGACCGAAGCCCAACCTAGGAAAAAAGATTGACTTAGGCTGAAAGTTCCTGTCTAACTATTAATAGTTCATTCTTAAACTATATGGGAAGCCACTTCAAAGGAAAACCGAGAGAAATAAAGATCCTGGATGCGTACATCAAATTGGGCCGTTGCACGGATTCGATCCGATCGATGGAAGACAAGATTCTAAACCAATTCGGTCTTACGAGCGGACAATTCGGTTGCCTGGAAACGTTGCACCATTTGGGTCCCATGTGCCAAAAAGAGATCGGCCAGAAGATCTTTTCTTGTGAAGGGAACATTACTCAGATCGTAGACAATCTCGAAAAAAGAGGATTGGTGCAAAGGGTTCGTAGCGAGGAAGATAGAAGGTACTTCATCGTCAACCTGACGGAATCGGGAAAGGAACTCATCTGCAAAGTCTTTCCGACCTATTTGGAACACCTTAAAGATAGGATGTCCCCTCTTTCGGACGAGGATTTAAAACAACTGGGGAATATCTGCAAAACTGTCGGTATTCGAGAAGCGTAAAAAACGCACGCATAACTACTACCTATTCAAGGGGCCGAAAGGCCTCTTTTTTTATTTTCTTACAAACGCCAGACTTTTTTCACAAATACGAACGGTCAATTCCGCATAAAAACGGAAATGAGAAGCGTAAAAAGGATTATTTTAAAACCTAGAGATAGTCTATGATTCAGGACATGGTACCGGGCTCGAGATCAGGATTTTTCCGAAGAATTCGTTACGCAGTTTCGGATTACGTTCTTCCGGATAGATCGA is a window encoding:
- a CDS encoding LIC_13029 family protein → MGEVQSKHPGKSDLLEPSDLKTLKEKKTSREISLLLYRVLFRSEEARSGAIKIVKETFLRTYSNHPEQFPILDRTKFVRDMISYFKASTVLPAEKLETFFVAIHAAFQNEIRYFLGKTTQFTFDIMFQVIESILQEMNHPEEQRTVDVKDREIILKHFRAYNDLSKVFNKMGTSKAVMDKKDEIITDISITHREITVVAIENMFRNILAQILLSRKYNCGTLIDKWSTEYGFGPDQAQSMRRYISDSATLTDFRTQYANALRAIKPENEMDLMFLRTLSNYYSSWVTQVSEQIPA
- a CDS encoding DUF6962 family protein, whose product is MQITTVVSDFVLAVFAAWSGFRLHANWNQRSGAWGFYSIALGAAMGSLFFAGAGWIEPVYRIVIRFAAEVGVPWIGLAFWSGAFGGFSRRGWVTISIVLLLFCALDTVLRMGFYSTGIGALAILSILASCMRKYRGAHKPAALYGILGGLLFIFAGLGVGTSGAVAGILKVDIYHFVLAGACYCLGYSLKRIG
- a CDS encoding aldo/keto reductase, translated to MNASPLTQSIRLNNGVPMPVLGIGVWKTKSGKECKDALRWAFEAGIRHVDTARIYGNEEDVGEAVRESGIPRKELFITTKLWNGDQKEARKHLELSLRNLGMDYVDLYLIHFPIAGTRKQAWKELEKAYKDGLAKSIGVSNYTVPHLEEILSHAEIVPAINQVEFHPFLNQTELSRKCSEHGIVLEAYSPLAHGKRISDPKLLRLAEKYRKTPAQILIRWAIDKGFVVIPKSVRKERIRENSEVFDFALSSEDLAEMETWNENFRTCWDPTGA
- a CDS encoding MarR family winged helix-turn-helix transcriptional regulator; this encodes MGSHFKGKPREIKILDAYIKLGRCTDSIRSMEDKILNQFGLTSGQFGCLETLHHLGPMCQKEIGQKIFSCEGNITQIVDNLEKRGLVQRVRSEEDRRYFIVNLTESGKELICKVFPTYLEHLKDRMSPLSDEDLKQLGNICKTVGIREA